One Suricata suricatta isolate VVHF042 chromosome X, meerkat_22Aug2017_6uvM2_HiC, whole genome shotgun sequence genomic region harbors:
- the GABRQ gene encoding gamma-aminobutyric acid receptor subunit theta: MGIRGMLRVAVLLLLIRTWLAEGNDPSPTPKFHFELSATVPEVILNLFNCKNCASEAVVHKILDRVLSRYDARLRPNFGGAPVPVGVSIYVSSIEQISEMTMDYTITMLFHQTWKDPRLAYYETNLNLTLDYRMLEKLWVPDCYFLNSKDAFLHDVTVENRVFQLHPDGTVRYGIRLTTTAACSLNLQKFPLDKQTCKLEVESYGYTVEDILLYWEGNENAIQGTEKLHIPQFSFLDKTMTSQEVFFYTGSYVRLILKFLVQREVTSYLVQIYWPTVLITVVSWISFWMNYESSAARVTVGLTSMFILNAINSHLRDKLPQVSCIKAIDIYMVVCFFFVFLSLLEYAYINYLFYSRGRSQHSLRRRRRARRLMARYHHEEQMLQDERVSIEHESGSPFSTPVHACLASLESLSSLTSIPGQAPLASSESLSSLSSSLSEQAWMASRESLSDLPSTSEQALHSYGARFNGFEIDDSVIPTETRNHAEAHGHTVTGDPEDPEENSSSDESHDYGRSGRRLLLRSHRGVQQASGSLDEIRNLPGDIKVESGYLGLDKQLKCDLDSTWSLQVGDFIGFYKGKDSNSESNDSCPPSPGCSFSEGLSSKLFHPDYVPKIDRWSRVLFPLAFVVFNIVYWVYHIY, translated from the exons ATGGGCATCAGAGGGATGCTGCGAGTCGCCGTGCTCCTGCTACTCATCAGAACCTGGCTCGCGGAGGGCAACGACCCCAGTCCTACCCCAAAATTCCACTTCGAGCTCTCCGCCACTGTGCCCGAAGTCATCTTGAACCTCTTCAACTG CAAAAATTGTGCAAGTGAAGCTGTGGTTCACAAGATTTTGGACAGGGTGCTGTCGAGATATGATGCCCGTCTGAGGCCAAATTTTGGAG GTGCCCCTGTGCCTGTGGGAGTATCTATCTATGTCTCCAGTATTGAACAGATCTCAGAAATGACTATG GACTATACGATCACAATGCTTTTTCACCAGACCTGGAAAGATCCACGTTTAGCATACTATGAGACTAACCTGAACTTGACCCTGGACTATCGGATGCTAGAGAAGTTATGGGTCCCTGACTGCTACTTTCTAAATAGCAAGGATGCTTTTTTGCATGACGTGACTGTGGAAAATCGTGTGTTTCAGCTTCATCCAGATGGAACAGTGCGGTATGGCATCCG ACTTACCACCACAGCAGCTTGTTCCCTAAATCTGCAAAAATTCCCCCTGGACAAGCAGACCTGCAAGCTGGAAGTGGAGAGCT ATGGCTACACAGTTGAAGACATTTTATTATACTGGGAAGGTAATGAGAATGCCATCCAGGGGACTGAGAAGCTTCACATTCCTCAGTTCAGCTTCCTGGACAAAACAATGACTAGCCAAGAGGTGTTTTTTTACACAG GTTCCTATGTGCGTCTGATACTGAAGTTCCTGGTCCAGAGGGAAGTCACTAGCTACCTTGTGCAGATCTATTGGCCTACTGTTCTCATCACTGTTGTCTCTTGGATATCGTTTTGGATGAACTATGAATCCTCTGCAGCCAGGGTGACAGTTG GTCTGACTTCAATGTTCATCCTGAATGCCATCAACTCACATCTGCGGGATAAACTCCCCCAAGTTTCCTGTATTAAGGCCATTGACATCTATATGGTCGTATGCTTCTTCTTCGTGTTCCTGTCCTTGCTGGAATATGCCTACATCAACTATCTTTTCTACAGCCGAGGTAGATCCCAGCACAGTCTCAGGCGACGCAGGAGAGCCCGAAGACTCATGGCCCGCTACCACCATGAAGAACAAATGCTGCAG GATGAGCGGGTTAGCATAGAACATGAAAGTGGCTCTCCTTTCTCCACACCAGTGCATGCCTGTCTGGCAAGCCTCGAAAGCCTCAGCTCTTTGACCTCCATCCCAGGGCAGGCCCCATTGGCCTCCTCAGAAAGCCTCAGTTCactatcttcttctctctcagagCAGGCCTGGATGGCCTCTAGAGAAAGCCTGAGTGATCTCCCCTCCACCTCAGAGCAGGCCCTGCACAGCTATGGCGCTCGCTTTAATGGTTTTGAGATTGATGACAGTGTTATTCCTACTGAAACGCGCAACCATGCTGAGGCTCATGGCCATACTGTGACCGGCGACCCAGAAGACCCTGAAGAGAACTCTAGCTCAGATGAGAGTCATGACTATGGCCGTAGTGGGAGGCGTCTGCTTCTCCGCAGCCACAGGGGTGTGCAACAAGCAAGCGGTAGCCTTGATGAGATCCGTAATTTGCCTGGTGACATCAAAGTTGAGAGTGGCTACCTTGGCCTTGATAAGCAACTCAAGTGTGATCTTGACAGCACCTGGAGCCTTCAAGTTGGTGATTTCATAGGGTTTTACAAAGGCAAGGATAGTAACTCAGAGTCTAATGACAGTTGCCCCCCGAGTCCTGGGTGCTCCTTCAGTGAAGGGTTGTCCTCCAAGCTTTTTCACCCTGACTATGTCCCTAAGATCGACAGGTGGTCCCGGGTCCTCTTCCCTCTTGCCTTTGTGGTATTCAACATTGTTTACTGGGTGTATCATATCTATTAG